GCATTGGACTTCTGGTCGATCGGCAAGTAGAGGTGCTGGTTCTCGTAATAGGTGCCGTACTTGGCTCGGAAGTAATCGACCGTGCGGGTGTAGGGGTTCCGATAGACATACAGGTCGCCGGGATTGGAGTAGCCGTTGGGCACCCAGTACTTGGCCCCGCGCTTGGCCGGGAACTCATGGCCAATGAGAACCCAGTCGCCATTGTCCTTACCGTCGATCGGGAAGTAGCCGTAGCGTCCGGCTCGCTTGGCGACCAAGAAGTCGAGCGTCTTCGTGTAGGGGTTGTTGTAGATGAAGAGCTCTTGCGCCTGGGCGGTGCCGTTTGCCTGCCATGCGCTGGCGTTGCGTTCGATGATGGCGTCGATCAGCGGCTTGCCCGGAAAGTCTGCGGCGACGATGCCCACGTAAGCCGGCATCTCCTTTTTGATCACGCCGGCTGCCATCTCGTTCATCCCCATGTAGTAGATGCATCGGGCAGTTCCGCCGGCACAGACGTCCCGCGGCAATTCAGGGTAGGCCAGATCCCACTCAGGCACCCTCAGGAAGGTCGCCTGATGGCCACCGAACATCGACGTGCGTGCGCCTGCCGAGACATACGGAGGGTAGGTCCCGGAGGACGCGAGGTTCGTGATGTAGTACGCGGCGGGGTCCGGGAACGATTTCAGTCGAGCCTGGGTCGCCACAAACTGTTCGTAAGGGAACTGCTTCGTCGAATTCTCGAATCTGTTGAGCACATTGAAGTGGCGGATCGGGATCCCTGATTTGTCAATATCCCATTCGTCCCAAGCATAGTTGTTCAGGATCACGATCTTGCCCCGCACCTTGCCCAGCGTCGGTGCCAAGGTGTCCACCGTCCACATCCATGGGGCGAAGTCCGCAGCTATCCTGTTGAAGGCCGTCAGAAACTCTTCGCTGGAAGCCGTGGAATATTCCTGCTTCAGCGACACGATGACGGTTTCGGTGGGATGTCGCTTCAGAAAGCTGACCACGTCGTAAATGCCGCTGCCACAGCTCTTGCGCATTGACAGCTCCTCGCGCTGGAACTGCAGGCTGCCGTTGGTGAGGCGGCAGCGGAAATCCAGGAAGCGAATCCCCGCCTGCAACTGGTCCACGAGGTTGAGGCTTTGGCTTTGGTAGGCCAGGCTTCTGGTGTGGTCGCCGTAGGTCGCGGATTGATTCGTACCCGGGATGGACATCTTGAACAACGGGCGGTCGTCCGGGATGGTCGACATCCAATCCGCTTGCATCTGATCCCCAGCCCACAGCGGCTTGGGCCAATAGGCGTCTTCGTATTCCCAGGGGCCAGCCTTGGCGGTGGTGCACACCACGGCCAGCAAGGCGCTGACACTGGGGGCGATGAGTCTTGAAAGTTGGGCAGTCACGGGATGGCTCTCCTGTCATGCGAGCGACGGCTCGCGGATGGCGATGGCACTTCACGGGGAGGTGCGGTGACCTGCGCAGTGAACGCGGCGCGCTTTCATGCGATCCGCCCGCAGGGCTCAGGTCACCCATCAGTTGCCGTCCCGCTGAGGTCGTTCACCCTCGGACAGGTCGCTTTGGCGTGAAGCCTGCCTTGCATCAGGTGTTGGGTCCCTGGAAGCAAGTCAGGGCGCCCCTGGCGCCCTGATCTGAGGGTCACGGAGTGACGTGCCTCACTCACTCACTCACTCACTCAGTGCACGATCTCCCAATACGCGTTGGAGGTCTGGTCGACTGGGAGCCAGAGTTTCTGGTTGTCGTAGAAAGCGCCTTGTTTCGCGCGGAAGTACTCGATGGTGTGGCTGAACGGATTCCGGTAGACATACAGGTCCCCCGCATTCGAATAGCCGTTGGCGATCCAGTACTTGGCACCCGGTTTGGTCGGGAACTCGCGACCCAGCAACAGCCAGTCGTTGTTGTCCTTGCCGTCGATCGGGAAGTAGCCGTAGCTGCCGTCGCGCTTGGCGGCGAGGAAGTCCACCGTCTTCGTATAAGGGTTCTTGTAGATGAAGACCTCGTTCTTCTGCGCGGTCCCCGCCCACTTCCATGCACTGGCATTGCGCTCGATGATGGCGTCGATCAGTGGCTTGCCAGGGAAGTCTGCGACCACGATGCCGACGTAGGTGGGCATCTGCTGCTTGAGGAAGCCGGCTGTCAGCTCGTTGAGCCCCTTGAAGAAGATGCTGCAGATGCCGATGAAGCAGTCGTCCCGCGGAAAGTCAGGGTAGCTGCTGTTCCAGCCGGGCGTTGTCCGTCCGGTCAACAGATGTCCTCCATACATTGACGAGCGTCCGCCGGCCGCGAAATACGGAAACGATCCGCCAGTGCCCACGATGAAGGTGACCTTGGCGGCGTTGCCTTCAGCGAACCCGCCCAGCCGCGACTTGACCTTGGTCCAACGGTCATACAGGTCCCAGTTGCTCGACATCTGGGGGCTGTAGAGGACATCGAAGTTGGCGCCGAGGAGCGTGGAGTAGTCTTGGCTGGACTGGTCCCATCCTCGATTCAAGATCACCATCTTGCCTCGTACCTTTCCCAGCAGTGGATTCGGTGTGTCCCCCTTCCAGATCGAGCCGGAGAAACTCGCTGCCATCTGGTTGAATGCCCCCTGGAAGACGGCGTTGGGAGCGTTGGAGTACTCCTGCTTCATCGACACGATGACGGCTTCCTTGGGATGTTCGGCCAGGAAGTTGGCCACGTCGGCCATGCCGCTCGCGCAGCTCTTGCGCATCCACACGTCGTAGTTGTGGAACTGGAGGCTGCCGTCGATGAGTCGGCATCGGAAGTCCAGGAAACGAATGCCCGCCTTCAGCTGATCAGCGATGCTGAGGCTCTGGTTCTGGATGGCGTCGCCACCATAACCGTTGGAGGCGGATTGGTGAGTGCCAGGGAGGGACATCTTGAGCAATGGACGGTCGTCGGGGATGGTCGACATCCAGTCCATTTGCCACTTGTCCCGAGCCCAGAGGGACTTGGGCCAGTACGCGTCGTTGTAGTCCCAGTCCCCGGCTTTGGCGGTCGTGCAGAGCACGGCCATCAAGGCGCTGACACATGGGAGCATGAGTCTTGAAAGTCGGGCAGTCACAGTATCGATTTCCTGTCATGCGAGCATGAGCTCGCGGTTGGCGATGACACTTCACGAGGAAGTGCGCTGGCCCGCACAGTGGCGCGGCGCGTTTGGATGCGATCCGCCCGCACTGCGCAGGTCGCGCCTCAGTTGCCGCAGTGAGCCACGGTCGTTCACGCTCTGACAGGTCGTTCTGGGGCCAGGTCTTGCCTTGCATCAGGCGCTCGATGACTGGAAACAGGAGGGGCCGCTCGCCGCGCCGCTGGTTGTCGGTGCCCGGAAAAGCGAAAGGGCGCCCACGGCGCCCTTTCTTGCGATGAGCGGCACAGGGGCCGCTCCGGTGACTGCGTGAACTCAGGCCGGCTTGACCAGCAGCGAACGCGCCCAGGCGTCCGCCTCACGGGCCGGGGTCTGGCCGCTGGTCTTGATGCGATCCAGCAGCTCGGCGACGCGACCACGGATCTGCGCGACCTCGTTCATCACCGCCGTCTCTTCGCCTTCGTTGCGGAACTCGCGTGCCACGCTGATGATGCCGCCCGCATTGACCAGGTAGTCCGGCAGGTAGGTGATGCCGCGGGCCTGCAACGCGTCGCCATCGGCGGCGGTGGCCAACTGGTTGTTGGCGGCGCCGGCAATCAGCTTGGCCTTCAAGGCCGGGATGGACTGCGCATTCAGCACCGCACCCAGGGCGCACGGGGCCACCACATCCACCTCGGCAGCCAGGATCTCACCAATGCCGACCGCTTGGGCGCC
The Roseateles amylovorans genome window above contains:
- a CDS encoding phosphatidylinositol-specific phospholipase C domain-containing protein, with the protein product MTAQLSRLIAPSVSALLAVVCTTAKAGPWEYEDAYWPKPLWAGDQMQADWMSTIPDDRPLFKMSIPGTNQSATYGDHTRSLAYQSQSLNLVDQLQAGIRFLDFRCRLTNGSLQFQREELSMRKSCGSGIYDVVSFLKRHPTETVIVSLKQEYSTASSEEFLTAFNRIAADFAPWMWTVDTLAPTLGKVRGKIVILNNYAWDEWDIDKSGIPIRHFNVLNRFENSTKQFPYEQFVATQARLKSFPDPAAYYITNLASSGTYPPYVSAGARTSMFGGHQATFLRVPEWDLAYPELPRDVCAGGTARCIYYMGMNEMAAGVIKKEMPAYVGIVAADFPGKPLIDAIIERNASAWQANGTAQAQELFIYNNPYTKTLDFLVAKRAGRYGYFPIDGKDNGDWVLIGHEFPAKRGAKYWVPNGYSNPGDLYVYRNPYTRTVDYFRAKYGTYYENQHLYLPIDQKSNAYWTSEQ